A single window of Nocardioides baekrokdamisoli DNA harbors:
- the icmF gene encoding fused isobutyryl-CoA mutase/GTPase IcmF: MTSYAPRHHVRVVTASSLFDGHDASINIMRRIFQSMGCEVIHLGHNRSVDEVATAAVEEDVHIVAVSSYQGGHIEYFEYLAESLKQRGASHIQIVGGGGGVIIPSEIERLAKAGVRIFSPEDGQRLGLVGMIQSIVEQADVDLWDVAPANIDAVLAGDRTALARAVTGEEDARLTDDDRARLRAHAAIPVLGITGTGGAGKSSLTDELVRRFRIDQGDKLRIAVIAIDPSRRKGGGALLGDRIRANALGEQVYFRSLATRGAHEVPAYLTNVIEVVKAAGFDLVIIETPGIGQGDAAIVPFVDASLYVMTPEFGAASQLEKIDMLDFADAVAINKFERRGAEDALRDVGRQMARNRGEFGKSPDELPVFGTSAATFNDDGVTALYQFLRDHLAGLGLPVTEGLLPHIEGHRSTHTQHVIPTDRERYLSEISSTVRGYHAATEELAEAAANNQAIERVRAMGSRARRAIRAAEPLAESVQTQLDEWPATVAREAAQTRTSLSGSLVPKVALPRFTEHAELVRYFRRENLPGRFPFTAGVFDYKRTNEDPARMFAGEGDPARTNRRFKMLSAGLEATRLSTAFDSVTLYGRDPAERPDIYGKVGTSGVSVATLDDMKQLYDGFDLIAPTTSVSMTINGPAPTVLAYFLNTVIDQAKEQGVEPAEALRRVRGTVQADILKEDQGQNTCLFSTEFSLRLMADIQEWFIANEVRNFYSVSISGYHIAEAGANPISQLAFTLSNGFTYVEAYLARGMKIDDFAPNLSFFFSSGMDPEYAVLGRVARRIWAVAMRDRYGASERSQKLKFHVQTSGRSLHAQEMAFNDIRTTLQALTALYDNANSLHTNAYDEAITTPTEESVRRAMAIQLIINREWGLSMNENPLQGSFIIDELTDLVEEAVLKEFDKISERGGVLGAMETGYQRGRIQDESMLYEHRKHDGSLPIIGVNTFRNPSGDDAHGPVELARATEDEKRSQLERVEAFRTSHVAEAEPALARLREAAVSGENVFAVLMEAARVCSLGQITEAFFEVGGQYRRNV; the protein is encoded by the coding sequence ATGACTTCGTACGCACCTCGGCACCACGTTCGCGTGGTGACCGCATCGAGCCTGTTCGACGGCCACGACGCCTCGATCAACATCATGCGTCGGATCTTCCAGAGCATGGGCTGCGAGGTCATTCACCTCGGCCACAACCGCTCGGTCGACGAGGTCGCCACCGCAGCGGTCGAGGAGGACGTCCACATTGTCGCGGTTTCGTCCTACCAGGGCGGCCACATCGAATACTTCGAATACCTCGCCGAGTCGCTCAAGCAGCGCGGCGCAAGCCACATCCAGATCGTCGGCGGCGGCGGTGGCGTCATCATTCCGAGTGAGATCGAGCGGCTCGCCAAGGCAGGCGTACGCATCTTCTCCCCCGAGGACGGTCAGCGGCTCGGACTCGTCGGCATGATCCAGAGCATCGTCGAACAGGCGGACGTCGACCTCTGGGACGTCGCGCCCGCGAATATCGACGCGGTCCTCGCCGGCGACAGAACAGCACTGGCGCGCGCCGTCACGGGCGAGGAAGATGCACGTCTGACAGACGATGACCGTGCGCGGCTGCGGGCGCACGCGGCCATCCCTGTCCTCGGGATCACCGGAACCGGCGGCGCGGGCAAGTCATCGCTGACCGATGAACTCGTCCGCCGGTTCCGGATCGATCAGGGCGACAAACTCCGGATCGCGGTCATTGCCATCGACCCGTCGCGCCGCAAGGGCGGCGGCGCATTGCTGGGCGACCGGATCCGCGCCAACGCGTTGGGCGAGCAGGTGTACTTCCGTTCGCTGGCGACCCGCGGGGCCCACGAGGTACCGGCGTACCTGACGAACGTCATCGAGGTCGTCAAGGCGGCCGGATTCGATCTCGTGATCATCGAGACTCCCGGCATCGGTCAGGGCGACGCGGCGATCGTCCCCTTCGTCGACGCGTCGCTCTATGTGATGACACCGGAGTTCGGGGCCGCGTCCCAGTTGGAGAAGATCGACATGCTCGACTTCGCCGATGCGGTTGCCATCAACAAGTTCGAGCGCCGCGGCGCGGAGGACGCGCTGCGTGACGTAGGCCGCCAGATGGCGCGCAACCGGGGCGAGTTCGGCAAGAGCCCCGACGAGTTGCCGGTGTTCGGCACCTCGGCAGCCACCTTCAACGACGACGGCGTGACCGCGCTGTACCAGTTCCTGCGCGACCACCTCGCGGGTCTCGGGCTCCCCGTCACCGAGGGGCTGCTCCCCCACATCGAGGGCCACCGTTCGACCCACACCCAACACGTGATCCCCACCGATCGTGAGCGTTACCTCAGCGAGATCTCCTCCACCGTGCGCGGCTATCACGCCGCCACCGAGGAACTCGCCGAAGCAGCCGCCAACAACCAGGCGATCGAGCGCGTACGCGCGATGGGCTCACGTGCCCGTCGGGCCATCCGTGCTGCGGAACCACTGGCCGAGAGCGTCCAGACCCAGCTGGACGAATGGCCGGCGACGGTCGCCAGAGAGGCTGCGCAGACGCGTACGTCGCTGAGCGGATCACTGGTCCCCAAGGTCGCGCTCCCACGGTTCACCGAGCACGCCGAATTGGTGCGCTACTTCCGCCGCGAGAACCTTCCCGGCCGATTCCCCTTCACCGCTGGCGTCTTCGACTACAAGCGCACCAACGAGGACCCGGCCCGGATGTTCGCCGGCGAAGGAGACCCGGCGCGTACGAACCGACGCTTCAAGATGCTGTCCGCCGGGCTCGAGGCGACCCGATTGTCGACTGCCTTCGACTCGGTCACCCTGTACGGCCGCGATCCCGCCGAACGACCCGACATCTACGGCAAGGTCGGCACCTCCGGGGTGTCGGTCGCAACGCTCGACGACATGAAGCAGCTCTACGACGGCTTCGATCTGATCGCACCGACCACCTCGGTGAGCATGACCATCAACGGGCCGGCGCCGACCGTCCTGGCGTACTTCCTCAACACCGTCATCGACCAGGCCAAGGAGCAGGGTGTCGAGCCGGCCGAGGCGTTGCGGCGCGTACGCGGCACAGTGCAGGCCGACATCCTCAAGGAGGACCAGGGGCAGAACACCTGCCTCTTCTCGACTGAGTTCTCGCTGCGGCTGATGGCCGACATCCAGGAGTGGTTCATCGCGAACGAGGTGCGGAACTTCTACTCCGTCTCGATCTCCGGCTATCACATCGCCGAGGCCGGGGCGAACCCGATCAGTCAGCTCGCCTTCACACTGTCCAACGGGTTCACGTACGTCGAGGCCTACCTCGCGCGCGGGATGAAGATCGACGACTTCGCACCGAACCTGTCGTTCTTCTTCTCCTCCGGCATGGATCCCGAGTACGCGGTCCTGGGCCGGGTGGCCCGTCGGATCTGGGCGGTCGCGATGCGCGACAGGTATGGCGCCTCGGAGCGGTCCCAGAAACTGAAGTTCCACGTCCAGACCAGTGGTCGTTCGCTGCACGCCCAGGAGATGGCGTTCAACGACATCCGGACGACCCTGCAGGCTCTGACCGCGCTGTACGACAACGCGAATTCGCTGCATACCAACGCGTACGACGAGGCGATCACGACCCCAACCGAGGAATCGGTCCGCCGTGCGATGGCGATCCAGTTGATCATCAACCGCGAGTGGGGCCTGTCGATGAACGAGAACCCACTGCAGGGATCGTTCATCATCGACGAACTCACCGACCTCGTGGAGGAAGCGGTGCTCAAGGAGTTCGACAAGATCTCCGAACGCGGCGGCGTCCTCGGCGCGATGGAGACCGGCTACCAGCGCGGCCGGATCCAGGACGAGTCAATGCTGTACGAGCACCGCAAGCACGATGGTTCGTTGCCGATCATCGGTGTCAACACCTTCCGCAACCCGAGTGGAGACGATGCCCACGGGCCGGTCGAGTTGGCCCGAGCGACGGAGGATGAGAAGCGGTCGCAGCTCGAACGGGTCGAGGCCTTCCGTACGTCCCACGTCGCGGAGGCCGAACCGGCACTGGCCCGCCTGCGGGAGGCGGCGGTCAGCGGCGAGAACGTCTTCGCGGTCCTGATGGAGGCGGCGCGGGTCTGTTCACTCGGACAGATCACCGAAGCCTTCTTCGAGGTTGGGGGCCAGTACCGGCGCAACGTCTGA
- a CDS encoding MarR family winged helix-turn-helix transcriptional regulator, whose translation MTDVDPIAEAQRQWEAHGWREAAPGMTMVTQLVRVQQLLQGRIDAVLRPFNLSFARYEILRLLAFSRSGSMPMTRLGSLLQVHAASVTSAVTRLEAQGFAERVRDKDDRRIVRASITEKGRSVVDSATVQLNETVFEQPQLSEDQVAELSALLSTYRLATGDLPQ comes from the coding sequence ATGACCGATGTGGACCCGATCGCGGAAGCGCAGCGCCAGTGGGAGGCCCACGGCTGGCGCGAGGCCGCACCGGGCATGACCATGGTCACCCAGTTGGTCCGGGTCCAGCAGTTGCTGCAGGGGCGGATCGATGCCGTCCTGCGACCGTTCAACCTGAGCTTCGCCCGCTACGAGATCCTGCGCCTGCTGGCCTTCTCGCGCTCGGGTTCGATGCCGATGACGCGGCTCGGGTCGCTGCTCCAGGTGCACGCCGCCTCCGTGACATCGGCGGTCACCCGGCTGGAGGCGCAGGGCTTCGCGGAGCGCGTACGTGACAAGGACGACCGTCGGATCGTGCGTGCATCGATCACGGAGAAGGGCCGCAGCGTCGTCGACAGCGCGACGGTCCAGTTGAACGAGACCGTCTTCGAGCAGCCGCAACTCTCCGAGGACCAGGTGGCCGAACTGAGCGCGCTGCTCAGCACCTACCGGCTCGCCACGGGCGACCTTCCGCAGTAG
- a CDS encoding alpha-hydroxy-acid oxidizing protein — protein sequence MANFSDFNMGIYLTGLSGQKPPFPLTYAGMEELAKSKLDPELYDYVAGGSGDEATQRGNVDAFAGWGVVPRMLSGAAERDLSIELFGRTYATPLMMAPIGVLGVMHESGHGDLEAARAAAATGIPMIGSTLMQDPMETVAAELGSTPGFYQLYTPNDREVAESLVRRAEAAGYAGIVVTLDTWTLGWRPRDLQHATFPQLRGYCLENYFSDPVFRSRLAKTPEEDRDAATFTWALMFGNPGLSWDDLQWLRDLTDLPLILKGICHPDDVRRARDGGVDGIYCSTHGGRQVASAPALGFLPGVVAAAEGMPVVFDSGVRTGVDVVKALALGATAVAVGRPYGWGVAAGGAAGAEHVLRCILAEADLTMGLNGYRTIADITPDMLVRLP from the coding sequence GTGGCGAACTTCAGTGACTTCAACATGGGCATCTACCTGACCGGCCTCAGCGGGCAGAAGCCGCCGTTCCCCCTGACGTACGCAGGCATGGAGGAACTGGCGAAGTCGAAACTCGACCCGGAGCTGTACGACTACGTCGCCGGCGGTTCGGGCGACGAGGCGACCCAGCGCGGGAACGTCGATGCCTTCGCCGGGTGGGGCGTCGTACCGCGGATGCTTTCCGGCGCGGCGGAGCGCGACCTGTCGATCGAGCTGTTCGGCAGGACGTACGCCACTCCGCTGATGATGGCGCCGATCGGTGTCCTGGGAGTGATGCACGAATCCGGACACGGAGACCTCGAGGCGGCTCGTGCGGCCGCAGCGACCGGCATCCCGATGATCGGGTCGACGCTGATGCAGGACCCGATGGAGACGGTGGCGGCCGAACTCGGATCGACACCCGGCTTCTACCAGCTCTACACACCGAATGACCGCGAGGTGGCCGAGTCCCTGGTCCGGCGTGCCGAGGCCGCCGGGTACGCCGGGATCGTGGTCACCCTCGACACCTGGACCCTCGGTTGGAGGCCCCGCGACCTGCAGCACGCGACGTTCCCGCAACTGCGGGGCTACTGCCTGGAGAACTACTTCTCCGACCCGGTCTTCCGGTCCCGACTCGCGAAGACCCCCGAAGAGGACCGGGACGCCGCGACCTTCACGTGGGCGCTGATGTTCGGCAACCCGGGCCTGTCCTGGGACGACCTCCAGTGGCTGCGGGACCTGACCGACCTGCCGCTGATCCTCAAGGGCATCTGCCACCCCGACGACGTACGTCGTGCCCGCGACGGCGGTGTCGACGGGATCTACTGCTCGACCCACGGCGGGCGCCAGGTCGCATCGGCACCGGCCCTCGGCTTCCTGCCCGGCGTGGTCGCGGCTGCCGAGGGGATGCCGGTGGTCTTCGATTCGGGCGTACGCACCGGTGTCGATGTGGTGAAGGCGCTCGCCCTCGGAGCCACTGCGGTCGCCGTCGGACGCCCGTACGGCTGGGGCGTCGCGGCGGGTGGTGCCGCCGGAGCCGAGCACGTACTGCGCTGCATCCTGGCCGAGGCCGACCTCACCATGGGACTCAACGGGTACCGCACCATCGCCGATATCACGCCAGACATGCTCGTCCGGCTTCCGTGA